Below is a window of uncultured Cohaesibacter sp. DNA.
GCTTCTGAGAATATCGTGTCCAAAGCAGTCCTGCAGGCGCAGGGCTCCATCATGACCAACAAATATGCAGAAGGTTACTCGGGTCGTCGTTACTATGGCGGTTGCCAGCATGTTGACGTGGTCGAGGATCTCGCGATCGAACGGGTTACCAAGCTGTTCGGCTGCGAGTTTGCCAACGTGCAGCCAAATTCCGGCTCTCAGGCCAACCAGGCTGCTTTCATGTCGCTGATCAAGCCGGGCGACACCATTCTGGGCATGAGCCTTGATGCCGGTGGTCACCTGACCCATGGTGCCAAGCCGAACCAGTCCGGTAAATGGTTCAACTCCGTTCAATATGGCGTGCGCAAGCAGGATGGCCGCATCGATTTTGACCAGATTGAAGAACTGGCAAAAGAGCATCAGCCAAAACTGATCATCGCAGGTGGTTCAGCTTATAGCCGCGAATTCGATTTCAAGAAATTCCGCGAAATCGCTGATTCCGTCGGTGCTTTCCTGATGGTTGATATGGCGCACTTTGCCGGGCTTGTGGCCGCTGGCTTGCATGAGAATCCGTTCCCGCATGCCCATATCGTGACATCCACGACCCACAAGACCCTGCGTGGTCCTCGTGGCGGTCTCATTCTGACCAACGATCCGGACATTGCCAAAAAAGTCAATTCGGCTGTCTTCCCCGGTCTTCAGGGCGGACCTCTGATGCATGTCATCGCCGCCAAGGCCGTTGCCTTCGGTGAAGCGCTGACCGACGATTTCAAGGTCTATGCCAAGGCCGTCAAGGACAATGCGCAGGCTTTGGCCGATACGCTCTATGAGGGCGGTGTCGAACTGGCTGCCGGTGGTACGGACAACCATCTGCTGCTCGTAGACCTGCGCCCGAAAGGCCTCACCGGCAAGGTTGTTGAAGCTGCCCTCGGGCGTGCCTACATCACCTGCAACAAGAATGGTGTGCCTTTTGATCCGGAAAAGCCGGCCATCACGTCGGGCATCCGTCTTGGAACCCCGGCAGGAACTTCTCGTGGCTTCGGCACCGAAGAATTCAAGTTAATCGGTAAATTGATTATCGAAGTGCTTGACGGTCTCGTTGCAAATGGGGAAGAAGGCAATGGTGCCGTAGAATCGGCTGTGAAGGAAAAGGTCATCGCGCTGACCAACCGTTTCCCGATCTATCCTGACCTTTGAGAACTATGGCAGGGCAGTCGGGATTGGATCGGCTGCCCTGCATGACCCCGTGCTTTGAAAAAGTGAGGTCGAGATATGAAATGTCCCTATTGCGGTTATGATGACACCCAGGTCAAGGATTCTCGCCCCACAGAAGACAATACGGCGATCCGCCGTCGTCGCGTTTGCGGCGGATGCGGCGGGCGCTTTACCACATTCGAGCGCATCCAGTTGCGCGAATTGTCTGTGGTGAAGAGAACCGGCCGTAAGGTGCCGTTTGACCGCGACAAGCTCATGCGTTCGGTGCAGGTTTCTCTCAGAAAACGTCCCGTTGAGGAAGAAAAGGTCGAGCGCATGGTATCGGGCATCGTGCGGCAGCTGGAAAGCGCCGGTGATGCCGAGGTGCCTGCCGAACATATCGGTAATCTGGTGATGGATGGCCTCAAGGGTCTGGATGAAATCGCCTATATTCGCTTTGCTTCCGTTTACAAGAATTTCCGCGAGGCGAAAGACTTTACCGATATGCTGACCCAGATGTCTTCCGAGCGCCCCGAAGAGGACGACGCCGAAGATTGACCTGATCTGACGATCTGGCGTGAGCTTGCGTGATCTGGCCGGTTGGGGGATACTTGCCCGGATTTCCGCTGAAACCACCAGATCTCGGACCTTTCGGTCCACGCACGAGGATCCCCTTGTTATGGATGATTATGCGCACAGTCTGACCGATGAACAATTGATGGACCTTGCCTTAAGGCTCGGGCGACGATGCGCGGGCACAACGGCGGAAAATCCTGCTGTCGGCTGTGTCATCGCCAGACAACAGCAAGGGCGCATGGAGATTGTCGGTCGTGGCTGGACCCAGAGGGGTGGACGCCCCCATGCCGAACGCGTGGCATTGGCCGAAGCAGGCGAGAAGGCACGCGAAGCGACCGCCTATGTCACGCTTGAGCCATGTTCCCATACCGGTAAGTCTGGCCCCTGCGCCGATGCGCTGATCGAGGTTGGCATTGCACGCGTTGTCTGCGCCCATCCTGACCCCGATGCGCGCGTTGCCGGGCGCGGGTTTGAAAAATTGCGCAATGCCGGTATTGCTGTCGAGCTGGGTCTGTTTCAGAGCAGCGCTCATCGTGATCTAGCTGGCTTTCTCTCAAGAACGGTGCGCAACAGGCCGTGGCTGCAGGTCAAGATGGCGTTCTCGCGCGATGGCATGATCGGTCGCAAGGGGGAGGGGAATTATCCCGTCACCGGCCCGCAGGCAAAAAGCCGGACCTATGCCTTGCGCTCAAGAGCCGACGCCATTCTCATCGGCTGCGATACGGCCCTGATTGATGATCCCACCCTTACGGTGCGGCTGCCGGGGCTGGATCATACATCACCCATTCGCATTGTCATCGATGGCAAGGGCCGCTTGCCTCTGACGTCAAAACTCGTCCAATCCGCCAACAAGGTGCCGCTCTGGGTCGTGACCGGTCAAGCCATGCGGGAAGCAAAGAGCAAGGCGCTGGAGAGCATGGGATGTCGCATAGTGCCCGTTGCAAGCGCGGATGAAGGCCATCTGGATTTGCTTGCGGCCATGGAAAAATTGGCGCAGGCTGGCATCAACAAGCTCTTCGCCGAATGCGGCGCTTCACTTGCCGATCAGTTGTTGCGATTGGGGCTGGTCGATGAATTTTTTCTCTACAGAAGCCCGCAGATCATAGGTGAGGGCGGTTTACCGGCCCTCGATGGCCAGCCCGAAGAACGGCTGCGCTCCATGGGATTGCGGTTTGAAAAAAGCTATAGAATAGGAGAAGACAGGCTCAGACAGTTTGTCTCTCCTGCAAGTTTGCAAGATTTATACGGAGGCTAAGAAGAATGTTTACCGGAATTATTACCGATGTTGGCGAAGTGATCAAACAAGAGGCGATTCCTGCCGGGCAACGAATCCGGATCGCGACTCATTTTGATCCCGAAACAATCGCTCTGGGAGCCTCTATCGCTTGCAATGGCGTATGCCATACCGTCGTCGCTACCGGAGAGTTGGACAAGGAACGCAACTATTTCGATGTTGAGTCGGGCAAGGAAACGCTCGATCTTACCAACGCATCTGGCTGGATCGTCGGTTCTGCGATCAATCTGGAGCGTTCCCTGAAGATGGGCGACGAGTTGGGTGGTCATCTGGTGCTGGGGCATGTCGATGGTGTCGCGGAAATTGTCGAGCGCAAGGATCATCCCGACAGCATTTTCTTCAAGCTGCGGGCTCCGAACCAATTGGCGCGTTTCATTCCCCAGAAAGGATCCGTCTCTCTAGATGGAACCTCCCTTACGGTCAATGATGTCGATGGCGATGACTTCACCATATTCCTCATTCCGCACACGCTGGAAAATACGGCATGGAAGGAAAAGCAGGTCGGTGACAAGATCAATCTGGAAGTGGATATGATGGCCCGTTATGTCGCAAGACTGAATGAATATACGCCATCATGAAATTCTGGTACTAGATAGCTGAAATCAAGTCGGGAGCCACCCGCGGCTCCCTTCTCGCCGAATAAAGGAAATAACCATGGTCGAGAAAATCAGCATCAAGACACCTGTCCAGTTTTCAGATCCTCTGCCTGAGGCGGTAGACGTGGCCATTATCGGCGGCGGCGTCATCGGCATCTTCGCTAGCCTTTATCTGGCCCGGGCGGGCAAGAAGGTATGTGTGCTTGAAAAGGGACGCATATCCGCCGAACAATCCTCCCGCAACTGGGGCTGGATCCGCCAGCATGAGCGCGATGAAGCTGAAGTCCCTATTGCCATGGAGGCCTTGCGGCTTTGGAAAGAGGCCGATAGCGAGGTGGGCGGAGCGACAGGTTTCGTCAACACGCCCATCAACTATCTGGCATCAAGCGAGAAGGAACTCGCCGGTCTTGAAGGCTGGATGGCGATTGCCGAGAAATATGGCGTCAATTCCGTGCGCCTGAGCAAGAAGCAGATTGCTGATCTGTTTGGAGGTCTCTCAAACAGTCAGTGGGTTGGTGGCACCTCTACCCTTGACGATGCACGCGCCGAACCATGGGAAGCGATCCCGGCCATTGCACGGTTGGCCCATCAGCAAGGCGTGACCATCATCGAGAATTGTGCCGCCCGTTCACTGGAAATCGTTGCGGGGCAGGTTGCTGGACTTCATACCGAGCAGGGGCTTGTCAAATGCCAGCAAGTGGTGCTGGCGGCCGGAGCATGGTCCTTGTTGTTTGCACGCAAGCACGGAATTTCATTCCCGCAATTGTCGGTCAATCTCACTGCTATGCAAACCGCACCGATGCAGAATTTTACCGAGCATAACAGCGCCGATGAGGATTTTGCAATCAGGCGGCGCAATGATGGCGGCTATACGCTCGCCGTTTGCGACGGCAACGACTTTTTCATCGGCCCGGACGCCTTCCGCAATTTCTTCAAGTATGTGCCTCTGCTGAAAGAAAGCTGGGACCATACCTATCTCAATCCCATGGCGCCAAAAAATTTCCCCGATGCCTGGACAACGAAGCGCACATGGGCCGACGATGAGACCACTCCTTTCGAGAAATGCCGCGTTCTGGAACCTGCGCCCAACATGAAATATGTCCGCAAGGCCATATCTGCCTTTGAGAAGCGCTTTCCAACTCTGGGCAAGCCGCAGATTCTCGATTCCTGGGCCGGCATGGTCGATGCTATGCCTGATGTCGTGCCTCTGATTGACACTATCAGTGCGCTGCCCGGACTTGTGGTGGCCACCGGCTTTAGCGGCCATGGCTTCGGTTTCGGGCCCGGTGCGGCAATGATTGTCAGGGATCTCATTCTGGGCAATAAGCCGGCTCATGACATCAGCCGTTTCCGTTATTCGCGCTTCAGTGATGGTTCGCCCATGCTGCTGGGGCCAGCCTTGTGACGGGACCAATGTCAGATAAGGCCGGGAGGGTGACTTCCT
It encodes the following:
- the glyA gene encoding serine hydroxymethyltransferase yields the protein MSSNEGANSGAIFPEFFTRDLEASDPAVAAAIDSELGRQKHEIELIASENIVSKAVLQAQGSIMTNKYAEGYSGRRYYGGCQHVDVVEDLAIERVTKLFGCEFANVQPNSGSQANQAAFMSLIKPGDTILGMSLDAGGHLTHGAKPNQSGKWFNSVQYGVRKQDGRIDFDQIEELAKEHQPKLIIAGGSAYSREFDFKKFREIADSVGAFLMVDMAHFAGLVAAGLHENPFPHAHIVTSTTHKTLRGPRGGLILTNDPDIAKKVNSAVFPGLQGGPLMHVIAAKAVAFGEALTDDFKVYAKAVKDNAQALADTLYEGGVELAAGGTDNHLLLVDLRPKGLTGKVVEAALGRAYITCNKNGVPFDPEKPAITSGIRLGTPAGTSRGFGTEEFKLIGKLIIEVLDGLVANGEEGNGAVESAVKEKVIALTNRFPIYPDL
- the nrdR gene encoding transcriptional regulator NrdR, whose amino-acid sequence is MKCPYCGYDDTQVKDSRPTEDNTAIRRRRVCGGCGGRFTTFERIQLRELSVVKRTGRKVPFDRDKLMRSVQVSLRKRPVEEEKVERMVSGIVRQLESAGDAEVPAEHIGNLVMDGLKGLDEIAYIRFASVYKNFREAKDFTDMLTQMSSERPEEDDAED
- the ribD gene encoding bifunctional diaminohydroxyphosphoribosylaminopyrimidine deaminase/5-amino-6-(5-phosphoribosylamino)uracil reductase RibD, which produces MDDYAHSLTDEQLMDLALRLGRRCAGTTAENPAVGCVIARQQQGRMEIVGRGWTQRGGRPHAERVALAEAGEKAREATAYVTLEPCSHTGKSGPCADALIEVGIARVVCAHPDPDARVAGRGFEKLRNAGIAVELGLFQSSAHRDLAGFLSRTVRNRPWLQVKMAFSRDGMIGRKGEGNYPVTGPQAKSRTYALRSRADAILIGCDTALIDDPTLTVRLPGLDHTSPIRIVIDGKGRLPLTSKLVQSANKVPLWVVTGQAMREAKSKALESMGCRIVPVASADEGHLDLLAAMEKLAQAGINKLFAECGASLADQLLRLGLVDEFFLYRSPQIIGEGGLPALDGQPEERLRSMGLRFEKSYRIGEDRLRQFVSPASLQDLYGG
- a CDS encoding riboflavin synthase, whose protein sequence is MFTGIITDVGEVIKQEAIPAGQRIRIATHFDPETIALGASIACNGVCHTVVATGELDKERNYFDVESGKETLDLTNASGWIVGSAINLERSLKMGDELGGHLVLGHVDGVAEIVERKDHPDSIFFKLRAPNQLARFIPQKGSVSLDGTSLTVNDVDGDDFTIFLIPHTLENTAWKEKQVGDKINLEVDMMARYVARLNEYTPS
- a CDS encoding FAD-binding oxidoreductase encodes the protein MVEKISIKTPVQFSDPLPEAVDVAIIGGGVIGIFASLYLARAGKKVCVLEKGRISAEQSSRNWGWIRQHERDEAEVPIAMEALRLWKEADSEVGGATGFVNTPINYLASSEKELAGLEGWMAIAEKYGVNSVRLSKKQIADLFGGLSNSQWVGGTSTLDDARAEPWEAIPAIARLAHQQGVTIIENCAARSLEIVAGQVAGLHTEQGLVKCQQVVLAAGAWSLLFARKHGISFPQLSVNLTAMQTAPMQNFTEHNSADEDFAIRRRNDGGYTLAVCDGNDFFIGPDAFRNFFKYVPLLKESWDHTYLNPMAPKNFPDAWTTKRTWADDETTPFEKCRVLEPAPNMKYVRKAISAFEKRFPTLGKPQILDSWAGMVDAMPDVVPLIDTISALPGLVVATGFSGHGFGFGPGAAMIVRDLILGNKPAHDISRFRYSRFSDGSPMLLGPAL